Proteins from one Candidatus Methylacidiphilales bacterium genomic window:
- a CDS encoding DUF4388 domain-containing protein translates to MFAGSLLQIPLAEVCRLLSASNQTGVLKLLLPNEAERNAALYFQSGQIVHAEAGAAAGLDALSDICYFGDANFAFQEGEVASKPTLGVYPTPKLIEKIRQQVEEVRSMHEATPDFGDVPVYNQSASLAGLEATPDDLALLLLCNGGRTVSEIAHQVSRSPADTAKILAKFRRAKIVELHTPEPPPAQAPESDAGRVDAQSGSPRYWRGKLVE, encoded by the coding sequence ATGTTTGCCGGTTCATTGTTGCAGATACCGCTTGCCGAGGTGTGCCGACTTTTGTCCGCCTCGAATCAAACCGGCGTTTTAAAATTACTTTTACCGAATGAGGCGGAGCGGAATGCGGCGTTGTATTTTCAAAGCGGGCAGATCGTGCATGCTGAAGCGGGCGCCGCCGCCGGCCTGGATGCGTTGAGCGACATTTGCTATTTCGGCGATGCCAATTTTGCCTTTCAGGAAGGGGAAGTCGCATCGAAGCCGACTTTGGGTGTTTACCCGACTCCGAAGCTGATTGAAAAAATCCGGCAGCAAGTGGAAGAAGTCCGGAGCATGCATGAGGCGACTCCGGATTTTGGGGATGTTCCGGTCTATAACCAGAGCGCGAGCCTTGCTGGTTTGGAGGCGACTCCGGATGATCTGGCCTTGTTGCTGTTGTGCAACGGAGGCAGGACGGTGTCGGAAATTGCGCATCAGGTAAGCCGGAGTCCGGCGGACACGGCGAAAATTCTCGCAAAATTCCGCAGGGCGAAAATTGTGGAGTTGCATACACCGGAGCCACCGCCCGCCCAGGCGCCGGAGTCGGATGCGGGGCGGGTTGACGCACAGAGTGGATCTCCGCGCTATTGGCGAGGCAAGTTGGTTGAGTGA
- the amt gene encoding ammonium transporter — translation MSIKIPSLVASGILMVLFCGTLQAQQSSDTASAKEVQSLQDEMRKLQRDYIDLQKSLMDSGVGPSLRSDLSRLKDLDSVQQDIVDLKKNKEDLQAAIADLKKSAAAPVVQTQPAAAPADFATKFKALLESNDGQTTAINIVWTLITGFLVMFMQCGFAMVETGFTRAKNVAHTMSMNFMVYTLAMLGYWFMGFAIQFGGTGAAGSVSTVTTLGADVPQHLNSLLGIKIGSGFWGIMGNAGYCLPPSMLSGGIFALFLFQMVFMDTTATIPTGAMAERWRFLPFCMYAVIVGAIIYPLFGCWVWGGGWLAALGKNLGLGHGHVDFAGSSVVHLCGGVLAFVGAKILGPRIGKFNRDGSSNPIPGHNIPMGIIGTFILAFGWFGFNPGSTLEGMTPQIGIIATNTMLASAGGAVAGMICTWIRFSKPDPSFMCNGMLAGLVAITAPCAFVDSWAAVVIGVVAGILVVFSAMIVEEKLKVDDPVGAISVHATNGAWGVLSLGLLANGQYGDGWNGVSGKVTGLLYGDASQFMAQVVGTTTCIVAVGGMAWLMFKAIDKVVGHRSLPADELHGLDIPEMGCLGYQADVHPESK, via the coding sequence ATGAGCATAAAAATCCCGTCTTTAGTGGCTTCCGGCATTTTGATGGTTCTTTTCTGCGGCACTCTCCAGGCCCAGCAAAGCAGCGATACCGCTTCGGCCAAGGAGGTACAGTCGTTGCAGGATGAAATGAGGAAGCTTCAAAGGGATTACATCGACCTTCAAAAATCCCTCATGGACAGCGGCGTGGGTCCTTCGCTCCGTTCGGATCTTTCCAGGTTGAAGGATCTGGATTCGGTTCAACAGGACATCGTGGATTTAAAAAAGAACAAGGAGGACTTGCAGGCGGCCATTGCGGATTTGAAAAAGAGCGCCGCCGCTCCGGTGGTACAGACCCAGCCTGCGGCGGCCCCGGCCGATTTTGCCACGAAATTCAAAGCGTTGCTGGAGAGTAACGATGGCCAAACGACCGCCATCAATATCGTCTGGACCTTGATCACCGGCTTTTTGGTCATGTTCATGCAGTGCGGATTTGCGATGGTGGAGACCGGTTTTACCCGCGCCAAGAACGTGGCGCACACCATGTCGATGAACTTTATGGTTTATACCCTTGCGATGCTGGGGTACTGGTTCATGGGCTTTGCCATTCAATTCGGCGGCACCGGCGCCGCGGGGTCTGTGAGTACGGTTACGACCCTTGGTGCGGATGTGCCGCAACATTTAAACAGTCTGCTAGGGATTAAAATTGGGAGCGGATTCTGGGGTATCATGGGGAATGCCGGTTACTGCTTGCCGCCCTCAATGCTGTCGGGCGGAATTTTCGCCCTCTTTTTGTTCCAGATGGTTTTTATGGACACAACCGCCACCATTCCCACGGGTGCGATGGCCGAGCGCTGGAGGTTTTTGCCCTTTTGCATGTACGCCGTCATTGTCGGAGCCATCATCTATCCGCTGTTTGGTTGTTGGGTCTGGGGCGGCGGCTGGCTTGCCGCGCTGGGCAAGAATCTGGGGTTGGGCCATGGCCATGTGGATTTTGCCGGATCTTCGGTCGTGCATCTTTGCGGCGGTGTGCTGGCTTTTGTGGGGGCGAAAATACTGGGGCCACGCATCGGCAAGTTCAACAGGGACGGGTCATCCAACCCGATTCCCGGCCATAACATTCCAATGGGCATCATTGGAACCTTCATCCTGGCTTTCGGCTGGTTCGGATTCAACCCCGGATCGACCCTTGAGGGCATGACGCCCCAGATCGGCATTATTGCCACGAATACCATGTTAGCTTCGGCCGGCGGAGCCGTCGCGGGTATGATTTGCACCTGGATACGGTTCAGCAAGCCGGACCCGAGTTTCATGTGCAACGGCATGTTGGCGGGTCTTGTGGCGATCACAGCGCCCTGCGCGTTTGTGGATTCCTGGGCCGCAGTGGTCATCGGGGTTGTGGCGGGGATTCTGGTTGTTTTTAGCGCGATGATTGTTGAGGAAAAGTTGAAAGTTGATGACCCGGTGGGTGCGATTTCGGTTCATGCAACCAACGGCGCCTGGGGGGTACTTTCCCTTGGCTTGCTTGCGAATGGGCAATACGGGGATGGCTGGAACGGGGTCAGCGGCAAAGTGACCGGTTTGCTTTATGGGGATGCCTCGCAGTTTATGGCGCAGGTTGTGGGCACGACCACATGCATTGTGGCGGTGGGCGGCATGGCATGGCTCATGTTCAAGGCGATCGACAAGGTGGTCGGGCATCGCTCATTGCCTGCGGATGAGTTGCACGGGCTGGATATTCCGGAAATGGGATGCCTGGGCTACCAGGCCGACGTGCATCCCGAATCGAAGTAA
- a CDS encoding adenine phosphoribosyltransferase: MRSATERLKTAIRDVPDFPKPGIVFKDITPVFQDPQLLRLTISILADRYQRKPVDQIVAIDARGFLLGSALAYVLGKGVSIVRKKGKLPHQTISASYDLEYGSNTVEMHVDAIKKGQRVVVIDDVLATGGTMKATLDLVSQLGGHVLETAFFIEIGFLKGRKLLEPTPAFSIIKY; encoded by the coding sequence ATGCGCAGTGCGACCGAACGGCTCAAAACCGCCATCCGCGACGTTCCTGACTTCCCCAAACCAGGCATTGTCTTTAAGGACATTACGCCGGTCTTTCAAGATCCGCAGCTCCTGCGCCTCACCATTTCGATCCTGGCAGATCGTTACCAGAGAAAACCCGTGGACCAAATCGTGGCCATCGACGCGCGCGGCTTCCTGCTCGGCAGCGCGCTGGCCTATGTGCTCGGCAAAGGAGTTTCCATCGTACGAAAAAAAGGCAAGCTCCCCCATCAAACCATCTCTGCATCGTATGACCTGGAATACGGCTCTAACACCGTGGAAATGCATGTGGACGCAATCAAGAAAGGCCAGCGGGTCGTGGTGATCGACGATGTTCTGGCCACAGGCGGCACCATGAAAGCCACCCTCGATCTTGTCAGCCAGCTCGGCGGTCATGTGCTGGAAACCGCATTTTTCATCGAGATCGGATTCTTGAAGGGCCGCAAGCTTCTGGAACCAACTCCGGCGTTCTCCATCATCAAGTATTAG
- the uvrB gene encoding excinuclease ABC subunit UvrB translates to MQFKLKAPYVPAGDQPAAIEMLANRLQAGEKHNVLLGVTGSGKTYAVANVIARLNRPTLVISHNKTLAAQLYSEFKQFFPENAVEYFVSYFDYYQPEAYIPRSDTYIEKDSSINEEIERLRLAATSSLLTRRDVIVVASVSCIYGLGSPEDYRNMVITLAVGEALSREALLAKLVDVQYERNDIELSSGAFRARGDVVELVPGYSEDGLRIEFFGDEVERISRFELLTGEVLESLEKAVIFPARHYVTPHEKLRRGIVVIQEELDGRIAEFEKAGKYLEAQRIKMRTTYDIDMMQEMGFCSGIENYSRPLSGRPPGSRPYTLIDFFPEDFLTVIDESHATVPQIGGMYAGDRSRKTVLVEHGFRLPSALDNRPLNFAEFESLMKQSIYVSATPGDYEMQKAGAEKVEMVIRPTGLLDPQISVRPLQGQIDVLIGEARLRAERHERTLVTTLTKRTAEDLTDYLREAGLKVEYIHSEVDAIERVEILRSLRAGDFDVLVGINLLREGLDLPEVSLVAILDADKEGYLRSERSLIQTAGRAARHVNGQVFLFADIITGSMQKLIDVTRERRVRQIAYNQKCGIIPRSTQRGIQESLGSIVRGGGKKPLAGGPETEDVAMTLAELEEEMIEASEKLEYERAALLRDQIQELRAMLSGATAEPGNAGRQVRYKKGGRKPVGGGR, encoded by the coding sequence ATGCAATTCAAACTGAAAGCCCCGTATGTACCCGCCGGTGACCAGCCTGCGGCCATTGAAATGCTGGCCAACCGGCTGCAGGCGGGTGAAAAGCACAACGTGTTGCTGGGCGTGACCGGTTCGGGCAAGACCTATGCGGTGGCGAATGTCATTGCCCGTCTAAACCGTCCGACCCTGGTGATTTCGCACAATAAAACGCTGGCCGCCCAGCTCTACAGCGAGTTCAAACAGTTTTTTCCGGAAAATGCGGTCGAGTATTTTGTGAGTTATTTCGATTACTACCAGCCAGAGGCCTACATTCCGCGCAGCGACACCTATATAGAAAAGGATTCGAGCATCAATGAAGAGATCGAGCGGCTGCGTCTGGCGGCAACCAGTTCGCTTCTGACGCGAAGGGATGTGATCGTGGTGGCCAGCGTTTCCTGCATTTACGGACTGGGCTCGCCGGAAGACTACCGGAACATGGTGATTACGCTGGCTGTGGGAGAGGCATTGAGCCGGGAGGCCTTGCTTGCGAAGTTGGTGGATGTGCAGTATGAACGGAACGACATCGAACTCAGTTCCGGCGCGTTCCGCGCGCGGGGGGATGTGGTGGAACTGGTCCCGGGCTATTCGGAAGACGGATTGCGGATTGAGTTTTTTGGAGATGAAGTGGAGCGCATTTCACGTTTTGAATTGCTGACCGGCGAGGTACTGGAATCGCTTGAGAAGGCCGTCATTTTTCCCGCCCGGCATTATGTGACCCCGCACGAAAAATTGCGGCGTGGCATCGTGGTCATCCAGGAGGAATTGGACGGGCGCATCGCGGAATTTGAGAAAGCTGGAAAATATCTGGAGGCCCAGAGGATCAAAATGCGCACCACCTATGACATCGACATGATGCAGGAGATGGGATTTTGCAGCGGAATAGAAAATTACTCGCGCCCCCTCAGCGGGCGGCCTCCGGGGTCGCGGCCCTACACCCTCATCGACTTTTTCCCGGAGGATTTTTTGACCGTCATCGATGAGTCGCACGCCACGGTGCCGCAGATCGGCGGGATGTATGCCGGGGACCGTTCCCGCAAGACCGTGCTGGTCGAGCACGGATTCCGGTTGCCATCGGCGCTCGACAACCGGCCGCTGAACTTTGCGGAGTTTGAATCGCTGATGAAGCAGTCGATTTATGTTTCGGCCACGCCCGGCGATTACGAGATGCAAAAAGCGGGTGCTGAAAAGGTGGAAATGGTGATCCGCCCGACGGGGCTGCTCGACCCGCAGATCAGTGTTCGACCGCTTCAGGGACAGATTGATGTGTTGATCGGGGAGGCGCGGCTCCGGGCCGAACGGCATGAGCGGACTCTTGTGACGACCTTGACCAAGCGCACGGCGGAGGACCTGACGGACTACCTAAGGGAAGCGGGCCTGAAGGTGGAGTATATCCATTCAGAGGTGGACGCCATCGAGCGGGTGGAGATTTTGAGATCCTTGCGCGCGGGCGATTTTGACGTATTGGTGGGTATCAATTTGTTAAGGGAGGGGCTGGACCTTCCCGAGGTCTCCCTCGTGGCGATTCTGGATGCCGACAAGGAAGGCTACCTGAGATCCGAGCGGTCGCTGATTCAGACTGCAGGCCGCGCCGCCCGGCATGTGAACGGCCAGGTGTTTCTCTTTGCCGACATCATTACGGGGTCGATGCAGAAATTGATCGACGTGACGCGCGAGCGCCGGGTCCGGCAGATTGCGTACAATCAAAAGTGCGGAATTATTCCGCGTTCGACGCAACGAGGGATTCAGGAAAGCCTGGGGTCGATTGTGCGGGGAGGCGGCAAGAAGCCCCTTGCTGGCGGGCCTGAAACCGAGGATGTGGCCATGACCCTGGCCGAGCTCGAGGAGGAAATGATTGAGGCGTCGGAAAAACTGGAATATGAACGCGCCGCCTTGCTGCGCGACCAGATCCAGGAATTGCGGGCGATGCTGTCGGGAGCCACCGCAGAGCCGGGAAACGCCGGAAGGCAGGTGAGATATAAAAAAGGCGGCCGCAAACCGGTGGGCGGAGGCAGGTGA
- a CDS encoding peroxiredoxin-like family protein produces MAGGWYRRKFTALFKVVSAVCLLNGFDAVAWGETVPEVTTVPDVLVKTPSDENFRLKRATTGLRSILYFYRGYWCPYGMSQLKELRNSEGVLESLGFQIFAMSPDRPARVQETAADLGAGFVLLSDNKMTAARAFGIAHRVSGTEWQQLKRYGIDLEFISDEAHHELPQPAFYFVGRDGKIQDRFLPERISSRLSGDDVIQRAKRLLDLENISPSGN; encoded by the coding sequence ATGGCCGGTGGTTGGTACAGGAGGAAGTTCACCGCGCTTTTCAAGGTGGTTTCGGCCGTATGTCTTTTGAATGGCTTTGACGCCGTTGCCTGGGGTGAAACGGTTCCGGAAGTTACAACGGTTCCGGATGTGCTTGTTAAAACGCCGTCGGATGAAAATTTCCGCCTCAAGCGTGCGACAACCGGGTTGAGATCGATTCTTTATTTTTACCGCGGGTATTGGTGTCCCTATGGCATGAGCCAGTTGAAGGAACTCCGCAACAGCGAGGGCGTGCTTGAATCGTTGGGCTTCCAGATATTTGCCATGTCGCCGGACCGCCCGGCGCGGGTCCAGGAGACGGCGGCGGACCTTGGGGCGGGGTTTGTGCTGTTAAGCGACAACAAAATGACTGCCGCCCGGGCGTTTGGAATCGCGCATCGGGTCAGTGGTACGGAATGGCAGCAATTGAAACGATACGGCATCGATTTGGAATTCATCAGCGATGAAGCGCATCATGAATTGCCGCAGCCGGCCTTTTATTTTGTGGGTCGGGACGGGAAGATACAGGACCGGTTCCTGCCGGAGCGAATTTCCAGCCGTTTATCCGGGGACGATGTGATACAGCGGGCCAAGCGGCTGCTGGACCTTGAAAATATCAGCCCGAGCGGGAATTGA
- a CDS encoding MotA/TolQ/ExbB proton channel family protein, whose product MTSRTLSKFIKAGGLLLGYFSMLSQLSAQDAAKPEAKNVTFVDIFFKPSAEAVVLWILLIASVIMISFIIELFIRLRGKALAPPAVTALLRDAITVHNYQMAYDVCQANPCFLTRVLGPALEVIGLGKHAVEEALNENFAKFSVRLKSRNNYLSTIGVVAPMIGLSGTVLGMMSAFAVLGQSGVANMTGLSTAISEVLIATATGLMVAIPAFIFFYYFKNASTSAFTDVHTELKALLRNVPYAQLAGFQIATAAGPGEGNV is encoded by the coding sequence ATGACATCCAGAACCCTATCCAAATTCATTAAAGCCGGCGGCCTGCTGCTGGGTTATTTCAGCATGCTCAGCCAGCTATCGGCCCAGGACGCAGCCAAGCCCGAGGCGAAAAATGTGACTTTTGTTGACATTTTCTTCAAACCCTCAGCCGAGGCAGTGGTGTTGTGGATTCTGTTGATCGCTTCAGTGATCATGATTTCCTTTATTATTGAGTTGTTCATCCGCCTTCGCGGCAAGGCGTTGGCGCCGCCCGCTGTTACGGCGCTCCTGAGGGATGCGATTACCGTTCACAATTATCAGATGGCTTATGATGTCTGCCAGGCCAACCCCTGTTTCCTGACGCGCGTCCTCGGGCCGGCGCTGGAAGTCATCGGTTTGGGCAAGCATGCGGTTGAGGAGGCTCTGAATGAAAATTTTGCGAAGTTTTCCGTGCGCTTGAAGTCGCGAAACAACTACCTTTCGACCATCGGGGTGGTGGCGCCGATGATCGGGTTGTCCGGCACTGTGTTGGGTATGATGAGCGCTTTTGCCGTTTTGGGACAGTCTGGTGTGGCAAACATGACGGGGTTGTCCACCGCCATTTCCGAGGTGTTGATCGCCACGGCCACAGGTTTGATGGTGGCCATCCCGGCGTTCATTTTCTTCTATTATTTCAAAAATGCGTCCACTTCGGCTTTCACGGATGTGCATACGGAATTGAAGGCGCTGCTTCGCAATGTGCCGTATGCCCAGTTGGCAGGCTTCCAGATTGCAACAGCCGCAGGCCCGGGCGAAGGCAATGTTTGA
- a CDS encoding biopolymer transporter ExbD, protein MSDADPAFMQSDALPGPPAGLEESVEMEFQVAPMVDVLLVLLLFFMATTTTEVITQTANLELPKATDSQKKEEGAGKLIINVERLNFKIKVNDRYYDDADSIIPLIKSAAQNAVAGSAPGKGFRVIIRADKDTAYERVSGIMKACAQAGVLDVIFAADESPDKNTK, encoded by the coding sequence ATGAGCGACGCAGATCCAGCCTTCATGCAGAGTGACGCACTGCCGGGACCGCCCGCCGGTTTGGAGGAAAGCGTGGAGATGGAATTCCAGGTGGCGCCCATGGTCGATGTGCTGCTTGTGCTGTTGCTGTTTTTTATGGCGACGACAACGACGGAGGTGATCACCCAGACGGCGAATTTGGAGTTGCCCAAAGCCACGGATTCTCAAAAGAAAGAGGAAGGCGCCGGCAAGCTCATCATCAATGTCGAGCGTTTGAATTTCAAAATCAAGGTCAACGACCGGTATTACGACGATGCTGATTCCATCATTCCGTTGATCAAATCCGCCGCGCAGAATGCGGTCGCCGGTTCGGCCCCGGGGAAGGGGTTTCGCGTGATCATTCGCGCGGACAAGGACACGGCATACGAACGGGTGAGCGGAATTATGAAGGCCTGTGCGCAGGCCGGGGTGCTGGATGTGATCTTTGCGGCGGACGAGAGTCCGGATAAAAACACGAAATAA